From one Streptomyces sp. N50 genomic stretch:
- a CDS encoding expansin EXLX1 family cellulose-binding protein → MSTTRQVARERRRKRRLMLGTLTLVAASVVVCLVMALLPDDKSDAKAAASTTVAAGEATADAPQTLSTPSAKGKASPSPSASRSAAASPKPSRTTVKKKPVPAKTTPSANSGSTTASLAGRIKPGTDYQGVATAYEAGVGDGACGFGPSPTMMIGAMNTTDYETARACGAYVHVRAANGRSVTVRITNECPLPCAPGQIDLSHEAFSQLGDLHLGRIAITWNLVSPANPGSLSVRYKTGSSQYWCAVQVLNHRNPVAALEVRTSGGWRQLGRTSYNYFLSGDGTGCGGAIRITDIYGQRLTVNGIAIRPNVVQPTSVQFAQH, encoded by the coding sequence ATGAGCACAACGAGACAGGTCGCGCGGGAGCGCAGGCGCAAGCGCAGATTGATGTTGGGCACGTTGACACTCGTCGCCGCGAGCGTGGTGGTCTGCCTGGTGATGGCCTTGCTGCCCGACGACAAGTCCGACGCGAAGGCGGCGGCGAGCACGACTGTCGCCGCCGGTGAGGCGACGGCGGACGCGCCGCAGACGCTGTCCACCCCGTCGGCGAAGGGGAAGGCGTCTCCGAGCCCGTCGGCGTCCCGGAGCGCGGCCGCCTCTCCGAAGCCGTCCAGGACCACCGTCAAGAAGAAGCCCGTACCGGCCAAGACCACGCCTTCGGCGAACTCCGGGTCCACCACGGCCTCACTCGCCGGACGCATCAAGCCCGGTACCGACTACCAAGGTGTCGCCACCGCCTACGAGGCCGGCGTCGGGGACGGTGCCTGCGGGTTCGGTCCCAGCCCCACCATGATGATCGGGGCGATGAACACCACCGACTACGAGACGGCCAGGGCATGCGGGGCGTACGTGCATGTCCGGGCGGCGAACGGCCGCTCGGTCACTGTCCGGATCACCAATGAGTGCCCACTGCCCTGCGCGCCCGGACAGATCGATCTCAGCCACGAGGCGTTCTCCCAACTCGGTGACCTCCATCTCGGCAGGATCGCGATCACCTGGAACCTGGTCAGCCCCGCCAATCCCGGAAGCCTCTCGGTCCGCTACAAGACCGGCTCCAGCCAGTACTGGTGTGCCGTCCAGGTCCTCAACCACCGCAATCCGGTGGCGGCACTGGAGGTCCGTACCTCGGGAGGCTGGCGGCAGTTGGGCCGCACCTCCTACAACTACTTCCTCTCCGGCGACGGCACCGGCTGCGGCGGCGCGATCAGGATCACCGACATCTACGGGCAGCGACTGACCGTGAACGGCATCGCGATCCGGCCGAACGTCGTCCAGCCCACCAGCGTCCAGTTCGCCCAGCACTGA